One genomic segment of Methanobrevibacter millerae includes these proteins:
- a CDS encoding Mur ligase family protein → MIMSVKVVIAKTLAKIGGPVSKLGSGSGKSFAGIIFSKVAGIDAIQELSGELKIGSILLTGTNGKTTTTTLLIKLLSSDIEIRSSFESNTINAIAAALIQQKGDIGVFEYGIRNIKYGIPDTVQRVVNPVGVVYTTISPEHAQVAGVKNPFSEYYKAKELLSKDMNKGVIITNTDDPRTAFLGYKKRDDVKINYYGLEVDDITDFFDAQEIECPACGKILDYEKRFLNHRGVYSCECGFKRPEPNVKLTNAEFGSDKWLLTIEGNLFNYPNNHDISFSVELCVPPFGFHNIYNTLASITAYATFTPKIENIEATVEKVFNNLDMSFIPPGRFEVVRNGDKLIGLGQGDNGDAAKINALFMNQYIDGPLEFIYTTPEEDEEEIFEDHFEVIKALNPAHVIVVPGRKSIAKAEEYYNIIKEEYPDAEFYPLSYAEMAKRIQKLYELAVESEYDYVIMTGCGEEQAMWESIKQKLIKR, encoded by the coding sequence ATTATTATGAGTGTTAAAGTTGTAATTGCAAAGACATTGGCTAAAATTGGAGGACCCGTTTCAAAATTGGGGTCCGGAAGTGGAAAAAGTTTTGCCGGAATCATTTTTTCAAAAGTTGCAGGAATAGATGCTATTCAGGAACTGTCTGGCGAATTGAAAATCGGTTCCATTCTTTTAACTGGAACCAACGGTAAAACGACAACTACAACTTTATTAATCAAATTATTGTCTAGTGACATTGAAATAAGAAGTAGTTTTGAAAGCAATACCATTAATGCAATAGCTGCAGCTTTAATACAGCAGAAAGGAGACATCGGAGTATTCGAGTATGGTATCCGCAATATCAAGTATGGAATCCCGGATACCGTTCAGAGGGTTGTAAATCCGGTAGGCGTTGTCTATACGACGATTTCACCGGAGCACGCTCAGGTGGCAGGTGTCAAAAACCCTTTCAGCGAATATTACAAAGCCAAGGAATTATTGTCCAAAGACATGAACAAGGGAGTAATCATAACCAACACCGACGATCCGAGAACTGCCTTTTTAGGCTATAAGAAGCGTGATGACGTTAAAATCAATTATTATGGCCTTGAAGTCGATGACATCACGGATTTCTTTGACGCTCAGGAAATTGAATGTCCGGCATGCGGAAAGATACTTGACTATGAAAAGCGTTTCTTAAATCACAGGGGAGTATATTCATGCGAATGCGGATTTAAAAGACCGGAACCTAACGTCAAGCTGACCAATGCCGAGTTCGGCTCTGATAAATGGCTCTTGACAATTGAAGGAAATCTATTCAACTATCCGAACAACCATGACATTTCATTCAGCGTTGAATTATGCGTTCCTCCATTCGGTTTCCATAACATTTACAATACTTTAGCTTCAATAACCGCCTATGCGACGTTTACTCCTAAAATTGAAAACATTGAAGCTACTGTGGAGAAAGTTTTCAATAACCTTGACATGTCATTCATTCCGCCTGGAAGGTTCGAGGTTGTCCGCAACGGCGATAAGCTCATCGGTTTGGGACAGGGAGATAACGGTGATGCGGCCAAAATCAATGCATTGTTCATGAACCAGTATATCGACGGGCCTCTGGAATTCATTTACACGACTCCCGAAGAGGATGAGGAGGAAATCTTTGAAGATCACTTTGAAGTAATAAAGGCCTTGAATCCGGCTCACGTCATTGTTGTTCCGGGAAGAAAATCAATCGCGAAAGCTGAAGAATATTACAATATCATAAAAGAAGAATATCCCGATGCCGAATTTTACCCGTTAAGTTATGCGGAAATGGCTAAAAGGA